In Gammaproteobacteria bacterium, the following proteins share a genomic window:
- the ompR gene encoding two-component system response regulator OmpR has protein sequence MTEQTQTKILVVDDDLRLRALLERYLKEQGFYVRSAADAEQMDRLLSREMFHLIVLDLMLPGEDGLSICKRLRAEENAIPIIMLTAKGDEVDRIIGLELGADDYLPKPFNPRELLARIKAVLRRSPNEVPGAPAQDEGEVCFGEFTLNLATREMKRNGVPVPLTSGEFAVLKVLVSHPRQPLSRDKLMHLAKGREYSALERSIDVQVSRLRRLIEPDPSAPRYIQTVWGVGYVFVPDAD, from the coding sequence ATGACTGAGCAAACTCAGACGAAAATTTTAGTGGTCGATGACGATTTGCGCCTGCGCGCATTGTTGGAACGTTACCTTAAAGAACAAGGCTTTTATGTTCGAAGCGCTGCCGATGCTGAGCAAATGGACCGCCTGCTGTCACGAGAAATGTTTCACCTGATTGTGCTCGACCTGATGTTGCCCGGCGAGGATGGTCTCAGCATCTGTAAACGCCTTCGAGCAGAGGAAAACGCCATACCCATCATTATGCTCACCGCAAAAGGTGATGAGGTCGATCGTATCATTGGCCTTGAACTCGGTGCGGACGATTACCTGCCAAAGCCCTTCAATCCGCGTGAACTGCTTGCCCGAATCAAGGCCGTGCTACGCCGAAGCCCCAACGAGGTACCAGGTGCACCAGCTCAGGACGAAGGTGAAGTGTGTTTTGGAGAATTTACTCTCAATCTCGCCACGCGAGAAATGAAACGCAACGGAGTACCGGTCCCTCTTACGTCTGGGGAATTCGCCGTACTCAAAGTCCTTGTGTCGCATCCTCGCCAACCGCTGTCCCGTGACAAGCTCATGCATCTCGCCAAGGGTCGCGAATACAGCGCCCTTGAACGTAGCATCGATGTGCAGGTGTCAAGGTTGCGGCGACTGATTGAGCCCGATCCGAGTGCCCCGCGTTATATTCAAACGGTGTGGGGGGTTGGCTACGTCTTTGTGCCTGACGCCGATTAG
- the envZ gene encoding two-component system sensor histidine kinase EnvZ, protein MRLVPKSIFARIALLIAGLLLINQIITYISVTNYVIRPHWQQILRVMSTQVKFVVMDLENELPDDVSETYMQTTGIRVYPYAVAVQQGLLQARYYQSLTQLMARYLEAKTDVLIQEGDSQYLWVRAPKHPDKWIRLPLANFQRNYPSPLIIYLTAIGILSVLGGWFLTLLISKPLKKLQFAVRELGRGDVPGQLKETGASEFRELTRAFNQMAHNIHQLEEDRALLLAGVSHDIRTPLTRIRLAAEFLPDELKDVRDDIVRDAEEMNAIIEQFIAFVREGREEPWIWCQPDQLIHQVLESFNEHDRFVQHTRKLAKTKLRPLAFKRMLTNVVQNALRYSDGPVEISTDHDKHWFTIEVRDHGPGVPDDQIERLFQPFQRGNTARSGQTGSGLGLAIVRRIVAAHHGKLSVRNHPLGGLLVTISLPLSNHSR, encoded by the coding sequence ATGCGCCTTGTCCCGAAAAGTATTTTTGCACGGATCGCCCTGCTCATCGCCGGGCTACTGCTGATCAATCAAATCATTACCTACATTTCAGTCACTAACTATGTGATTCGGCCCCACTGGCAGCAAATTTTGCGCGTGATGTCGACGCAAGTGAAGTTTGTCGTCATGGATCTTGAAAATGAATTACCTGACGACGTCAGCGAAACCTATATGCAAACTACAGGTATCCGTGTCTACCCATACGCAGTGGCTGTTCAGCAAGGTTTATTGCAGGCGCGTTATTATCAAAGTCTGACCCAGCTGATGGCACGCTACCTCGAAGCCAAGACGGATGTCCTCATCCAAGAAGGTGATTCACAATATTTGTGGGTGCGCGCGCCAAAACATCCGGACAAGTGGATCCGTCTGCCTCTGGCTAATTTTCAGCGTAATTATCCATCACCTCTCATTATTTACTTAACGGCTATCGGCATTCTGAGTGTTTTGGGTGGTTGGTTCTTGACGCTACTGATTTCCAAGCCCCTCAAAAAATTACAATTTGCCGTGCGCGAACTGGGCCGAGGCGACGTCCCCGGCCAATTGAAAGAAACCGGCGCGAGCGAATTCCGTGAACTGACTCGCGCGTTCAACCAAATGGCCCACAATATTCATCAGCTAGAAGAAGATCGCGCTCTGTTATTGGCCGGCGTGTCACACGACATCCGCACTCCCCTGACACGCATTCGCCTCGCTGCGGAATTTTTGCCAGACGAGTTGAAAGATGTGCGCGATGACATCGTGCGCGATGCCGAAGAAATGAATGCCATTATCGAGCAATTTATCGCTTTTGTCCGTGAAGGACGTGAGGAACCTTGGATTTGGTGCCAACCGGATCAATTGATCCATCAAGTGCTGGAGAGTTTTAACGAACACGATCGATTTGTGCAACACACGCGAAAACTGGCCAAAACAAAGTTGCGCCCTCTTGCCTTTAAGCGAATGTTGACAAACGTTGTCCAGAATGCGCTCCGCTACAGCGATGGTCCGGTGGAAATTTCGACCGACCATGACAAACACTGGTTCACCATTGAAGTGCGCGACCACGGCCCCGGTGTCCCGGACGACCAGATCGAGCGATTGTTTCAGCCCTTCCAGCGCGGCAACACGGCCCGTTCTGGACAGACGGGCAGCGGTTTAGGGTTGGCGATTGTACGCCGGATCGTGGCGGCGCACCATGGCAAACTGTCCGTACGAAACCATCCGTTGGGCGGACTTTTGGTGACCATCTCACTCCCT